A section of the Gemmatimonadota bacterium genome encodes:
- a CDS encoding MotA/TolQ/ExbB proton channel family protein: METLQITHVIYLLSSLLFYPVIIALLFLACWMLVCLGEFARESLQRRKKRFHVRAKYMAQCDALIEAQSGAHLEIALEEVIHDAEQQSTRALDSVRFAIRVGPSLGLIGTLIPMAGALQGLSQGDLPALSGNMVTAFSTTVLGLAVGTVAYVLALVKEKWVREDIQALAFYIERRHDQVKSIPEQIF; the protein is encoded by the coding sequence ATGGAAACCCTGCAAATCACTCATGTCATTTACCTGCTCTCTTCCCTGCTGTTTTACCCGGTCATCATCGCCCTGTTGTTTCTCGCGTGCTGGATGTTGGTCTGCTTGGGGGAATTTGCCCGCGAAAGCCTGCAACGCCGCAAGAAGCGATTTCATGTGCGTGCCAAATATATGGCCCAATGCGATGCCCTGATTGAAGCCCAATCAGGCGCACACCTGGAAATCGCCCTAGAGGAAGTAATTCACGATGCTGAGCAGCAAAGCACACGCGCCCTGGATAGCGTCCGGTTCGCCATTCGCGTGGGGCCTTCCCTCGGACTGATCGGCACCCTGATTCCCATGGCGGGCGCGCTTCAGGGATTGTCGCAGGGCGATCTGCCCGCGCTGTCTGGAAATATGGTCACCGCCTTTTCCACGACAGTACTCGGTTTGGCGGTCGGCACGGTGGCCTATGTGCTGGCGCTGGTCAAAGAAAAGTGGGTTCGGGAAGATATTCAGGCTCTTGCCTTTTACATTGAAAGGCGGCATGACCAAGTGAAATCAATCCCGGAACAGATCTTTTGA